The sequence tatagcctagcccataggcctatgttTTGGTAAGgttatcacaactaaagtgaccaaataacttcttaaaatgaagcacattaatccgctttacaacgggtgtagagcctaactgatATACATAcgcagcgcgtgagtttcaagtttggggaagttcATTTTCAATGTAAAAATGCACCttaataataaaagcattacatgcataatcgcatttgtggtcacttttgagaatggtgttttcctgctaatggaacattcccgcttatagcctactgcagtGTGTGCATTGCTGCACTTATGTGAAGAAATAACCAAATAgttaacattttaagctaaacctGCTCATCTATTGAGTCAGGCTCATTgcttaaaacagtttttttgatgctagtggttgtattaattcgggatctatcacatcccacaactgcCCTAaaatatgtttggaatatttatttatcgcACAGAATAAATAAACTTTTGTAcaatgggggatagtagattgacatggGCTATGGCTTTTGCTGTTCgctaggcctactcatcttgttggctaacgaaaagtaaatgtggacagttcttccaatatgcacctcggaattggatgaCGTGCGCAGTTGCATCCCGGATGTGTCTGTCTttacttgtagcctgtgagaaaggcCTGATCATGTGAatgagagccatgtgagtgagaggtgcttcggcatGCAGCTGGGAGAATggaattattatattcagcccaagcgCACAACGgccacaaaaggcatggattttttaagGGGGCATTagggccacacaaaggggatgcagccgggaaattcgaggcattatcaagtgcttgtcaaattgtgaatgagagactgatgaagtgtgaaCAGCCTGAACAgccaaaaaaacaaagcagagctcatgccttgcATGCAAATTTTTTCAAATCattagtcacatcatgcagcctaAGAATTAATTAAAAATCTAGCCCataactaaagttacataaataactctaaattaagcatataggagtacctgtttctttgttaaccgcgcAACACAAAATTGCCGCGTGTGCGGACTCCCTCAAATTGTTCGGAGAAAATATCCttcctattttattcagctatgttcaattgtattctgaTTACTATAAATAATGCCAttgaattctaagcaaatcttgtctgctaaatgaactagcgtAGCCCTCAGAattatggcatagccagatcacggcctaacataaggacaactcatgCTATACTGTTCTtctggtgtaggctatattacatggatttattatactttttaaaatgtagatgttccaaaaggtctgcatcagtggcttgtaggttATGTGTGGAAGCAAgcagatgctaaatgtgtttatgttaattaacggtcaattactatGACCGGCTGacaatttcatgaccgccacagctcTACTTAAAACCAACTTGTGCAGAGGATGAGCAATATGCCATTAACAGAACATTATCATAAAAGGTAAGTGGTACATTTAGGATGGCTGCTCTTTCCCTGATGTGATGCGGTGTAAAAGGGGTGGGGCTGAAGTGAGAGTGAGGGTGAGGCGCAGAGAAGTGTCTTACCTCTTCCACATATTCTTTGGGCAGGGCCATCCCAGCAGTAACCTGGATCAAAGGAGAAAGATCAGTCAAAAAGCTATCAAATTACTAACCTAGAACAAACAATAATGGGCTGTATCCCTATTTCCTGTCCAAGGACATGAAACATACTAGTGTTCGTGGGGATAGAGCTAAAGCAGCAGAATGACAGGTCTTCCTGTGTGACCTCCAAGCAGGAAATTGAATTACATTCTTAGCAGTGCACCTGCATTGATTGAAGCGGGATAGGACATTCTATAGGAgagaatatatacactaccgttcaaaagtttggggtcacttagaaatgtccttgtttttgaaagaaaagcaaataacatcaaattgatcagaaatacagtgtagacattgttaatgttgcaaatgactattgtagctagaaacggcagatttttttatggaatatctacataggcgtacagaggcctattatcagcaaccatcactcctgtgttccaatggcacgttgtgttagctaatccaagttttatAATTTTAGAAGGCTAATTGAtccttagaaaacccttttgcaatgatgttagcacagctgaaaactgttgttctgattaaagaagcaataaaactggccttctttagactagttaagtatctgtgagcatcagcatttgtgggttcgattacaggctcaaaatggccagaaacaaggacctttcttctgaaactcgtcaatccatttttgttctgagaaattaaggctattccatgcgagaaattgccaagaaactgaagatcttgtacaacggtgtactactcccttcacagaatagcgcaaactggctctaaccagaatagaaagaggagtgggaggcccggtgcacaactgagcaagaggacaagtacattagagtgtctagtttgagaaaagtcctcaactggcagcttcattgaaTAGTACCCGCAACactccagtctcaacgtcaacagtgaagaggcaactccgggatgctggccttctttgCAAAATGGAatatttccagctacaatagtaatttacaacatctacactgtatttctgatcaatatgatgttattttaaaaatggacaaaaaaagtgtgCTTTTCTTTTTAAAAAAACAAGGAACTTTTGAACGGTATATATGACATTAATACGTGAACATTCTCTAGGTTGATCTGATGATTATAATTGACTACACTGAGCAACCGCTACTCTTCTTTTGAGGGGGCAAAACCTGCCCTTTAATTGTTTTTTTCTGAAGCAGTCTTTCTGAAAGCTGCCCATTGGCACCACCATTAGAACAAGAGTAGAAAGATTTCAAAGACCTCCAGTAAACTATGCAGTCACTCACCGTTGGCCCACCTCCATGCATCTTCAGAGCTCGGACGGTGGCCACCAGCACCACCACGTGAGGCCGCAGGCCGGAGTAGCGGCATTTGATGTTGAAGAATTTCTCCATGCCGATGTCAGCGCCGAACCCAGCCTCAGTCACTGTCCCATgagagaaacaaccaacactcaCATTACAAGAGGTGTTCATAGTTTTGTTTCTTGTCAAGGGAGAGGCTGTGTGTTTCAGCTCCACTTACCCACAAATCCCTCCGGGCCGACCAGCTTCAGGGCTATCTTATCAGCCAGGACGGAAGAGTTGCCGTGGGCGATGTTGGCGAAAGGTCCGGCGTGGACGAACACGGGGGTTCCCTGTAGAGAAACTCCTCTCAATCATCCAGCAGCAGAACACACACTCAGCCAGTAGCAATGTCACCACTCTGACTCAAAGAAGTCAAGTCTACCACATCAAACACCATAGACTCAGAATCACATATCTGCAGTCAACAAACTTAGTTCTAGGCTTTGGAATATCTGTTGATTTGATGCAAATAGATTAGCTACTTTGTACCCAATCCTGCCTCAGAACTTCTCAAAGAGAAACAGGGGATTAGTAACTAAACTAAAAACAGCCACAAGCACACGCTATCTGTCTTCTCCAGACTGTGTCGTCACTGCTCCGTGAGAACATAGGAAGCTTCACATCCACACTACCCTAACCAATTAAAGAATCTGAAACCCATTTTCCCACATGGCTttgcttccctctcctctcctccagttgCCAGGGCTGTACAGTTCCACCCTGAGgagttccctccctcccttccctgccCCACCCACCTCCAGAGTCTGCATCAAGTTGGGCTTGATGGCATCCCTCATCAGCACAGTCAGGGCTCCACTCACACCCTGCACACAGAGGGAACAATGAAATGGTGAGAATCTTTTAAGGCCAGAATCAACAAGCACTCATCACAAACCTCAACTGTCTATGTGTTGGTTgacagtgtgagagggagacTAGGGCCACCTACCAGGTCCTCTGTGGTGATGGGCTGCCCACTGCGGCTGGTTGCCACCACCATCTTGGCCAGGCGCTGGCGCATGTCCTTCAGGCTGCTGGTGAGAGCCAGCACAGCCATGATCTCACTGGCCACCGTGATGCTGAACTGAGCctgggggaggaggacagaacaaGAGTCAACAGCAGTATCAGTGGGTGACTAACTAATGGAAGAAAAGCATGTGTACTATGAACTTTTACATACCTCCCTAGTGTGTCCCTTCTCAGTCGGCGATTGGCCAATGGTGATCTTCCTCAGGAAACGATCATTGGTGTCTAACACTGAAATGACACAAAGACCCATTAAAACACTGTTCTACTATCTCAACACTGACATGTCATAGtatagcagggctctccaacccggtttctggagagctaccctcctgtacgTTTTCGCTCCaatcccagttgtaactaaccaggttcagcttatcaaccagctaaccATTACAATCAGGTGTGCTGGATTAGGGtaggagtgaaaacctacaggactgtagctctccaggagcagggttggagagccctgtagtATAGTATACATATACACAACAGTCAGGCCACTCAGGGTACATATCCAGTACAGTCTTCAGTACCTCTGTGCCAGGTGATGGAGTCAGGGTCCATGTCTAGTCGGGCAAAGCGGGTTATCTCCTCCTCGGTCAGAGTGGTGGGGTCAGTCTTCTCAATGCCCAGTCTCTACAGGGATCACATAGAGACAATAGTAGAGAAATTCCCTCCCTAAGACAGTCAAGATAATAATGGCATTGTCATCCACGGATACAATTGAGTTTGTACCTTTAGTCTGTTTATCTGGATGGGGGAGAATGTCCTCTGACCTCCACTAAGAGGGACCAGACGGTTATATAAAGCCTGTGGGAGAGGGAATGAGTGAGAAAGATAAGAAATGGACCGACACACACATTAATCAAACATGGAATACCACCTTGTGCAGTGCAATCTTTCTCAAGAACAGATGTCAGCAACCGAGAGTGTTCACCTTGTCTGTTTGGGTGGCTTCATGGAACAGACGGGCGTCTATGGCGGCCGCCACCAGGTTGTTGGCAGCTGTGATGGCGTGGATATCTCCAGTGAGGTGGAGGTTGAACTGAAATCATAATTAAACCATATGGTCAAATAGagctttattttttttatttcaccaggtaggctagttgagaacaagttctcatttgcaactgcgacctggccaagataaagcatagcaatttgacacatacaacaacacagagttacacatggaataaacaaacatacagtcaataatacagtagaaaaataagtctatatacaatgtgagcaaatgaggtgagataagggaggtaaaggcaaaaaaaggccatggtggcgaggtaaatacaatatagcaagtaaaacactggaatggtagatttgcagtggaagaatgtgcaaagtagaaatagaaataatggtgtgcaaaggagcaaaataaataaataaatacagtaggggaagaggtagttgtttgagCTAAATTATAgacgggctatgtacaggtgcagtaatctgtgagctgctccgacagctggtgcttaacgctagtgagggagatatgagtctccagcttcagagatttttgcagttcgttccagtcattggcagcagagaactggaaggaaagacaaccaaaggaggaattggctttgggggtgaccagtgagatatacctgctggagcacgtgctacgagtgggtgctgctatggtgaccagtgagctgagataaggcggggctttacctagcagagacttgtagatagtGGGTTTGGcaatgagtatgaagcgagggccaaccaacgagagcgtacaggtcgcaatggtgggtagtatatggggctttggtgacaaaacggatggcactgtgatagactgcatccagtttgttgagtagagtgttggaggctattttatagatgacatcaccgaagtcgaggatcagtaggatggtcagttttacgagggtatgtttggcagcatgtgtgaaggatgctttgttgcgatataggaagacGATTCTAGATCAATGTCTAGATCAATGTCTGGAACAGAATGGAAATCATTCAGTGCTGTACCTCCTCCATGGGAATTACTTGAGAATATCCACCTCCAGCAGCACCTCCTGTAGatagaacattccaggcatttaGCATTGATAACAACTGAGCATTGATAAAGCCTTACATTTTCACACAAAAGGCATCCAACCAGTCAGTAAAAGGCAGCATCACTCAGTGCTCACCTTTGATTCCGAAGGTGGGGCCTTGGGAGGGCTGGCGGACACAGGCGAAGACATTGAGCTTCATGTGAGCCCCCAGAGCCTGGACCAGTCCTATGGTGGTGGTGCTCTTTCCCTCTCCCAGTGGGGTGGGGGTGATTCTAGAGGTACAGACAACATTAACACTGGTGTGAAAAATTTCCGAGTGCATAATAGATAATCAATCTTGATAAATTAAGAGTTCTGTACCAGGCCACTGTAGCGAAAAGGAGCACATTTTCCATGTTACATCTACAACACAACAAGAACAAAAGTTTATTGTACAGAGCATACCCAGTGACCACCACGTATTTCCCATCAGGCTGTGCCCGCAGGCGATTGATGATGTCCAGCTGCACCTTGGCCTTGGTCTTCCCATAGAGCTCCACCTCGTCCGACAGCAGCCCCACCTCCGTGGCCAGTCGGTCGATGGGCTTGGGCACGCAGGAACGCGAGATCACAATGTCACTGAGGGCCACAGTCAGGTCACACATTTATTCAGCAGTAACAGCAGACAGGAAAAGTCATGCAAGTCTCTGAGGCCCAAATTTAGGGCTTTCAAACATGAAGTAGACAACCAAAATTAGACTAGAGCCCTTACTTTAGTGGAAGGTTGAATTATTCAGCAACATTACTGAGGAGTATTAAAAGTATGAAAAATCACTAAACGACTAGAAGATAAAGTGATTCCACATCAGAGGGAAAGGTATGCAGAGGATGAGGGGACAAACCTTGGCACAGGCTTCTGCAGGATGAGCTTGGTGTAGGTGATGCTCCACTTGCCTGGCTGGTGAGACTCCAGGAAGCGCTTGGCACTTAGCACTGTGTTCTGGAGATGAAGAGAAACaacaaagcacacagccaatgaAAAGCTCAGTTTACACATTTagattgtatttattatggatcccaattagctgctgccttcttcctggggtccagcaaaaataaggcagttatatacattACACAGAAGACtttacaacacattaagtgtgcgccctcaggccactactctacaacaacaaatccatgtgtacgtgtgagTATAGTGCGCATGTGTGTATAGATTGGAATTTGTACCAAACTCAAAAGACAATTCGCTTCTATGGTTATGCCTTATAGACAAAAGCCATTCATTCTCACTGAATGTGCTCTGCGCAACTGTGGATTGCACAGTGCCATAAAAGTGAATAAAACATTGCTTTCCATTCATTTATGTCGTTAGAATTCCATTACCTCAGAGGATTACCAGACAGAAACAAATGAGTGTCTGAAATAACACCTTATCTACTACAAAATTCTCCACATTCAGTTTAACGGAGTCCGTCTTTGCCATGATGTCATGCTGCGTAAACAGTTGAGTGAATGGCATTGATGAGGTCACAGGACAGGGAGCTGCTCCATCACAAATAAATACCACTTTTCCGCTGAAATATGAATTTCTCACAGGATGAATTTTGGAGGTGGTGTGGTTTGTGTGATTACTAGTAGGGATGTCACTGCCTTTGTGCTGGAGGTGGATCGGTAAGCTACACTCacgtgatgagtaaccttgcctaaGATCTGAGGACTCGATTTCCTAAGCCTTAGCTTGGTGGGCTAACTTATAAGGTATACAGACAACCGCCGTGTTCAATTCCCAGTTGTTCCCAACTACCTGCATGAGCATGGCCACAGTCATGGGCCCCACTCCTCCTGGTACTGGAGTGATGAAGCCAGCCTGCTCCTTAACAGAGGAGTAGTGCACATCCCCCACCACACGCTTCCCACTGGGCCGCGTCTCATCTGAGGAGCACAGAGAGGAACCATGCCGTCAACACAAGCACCCCTAAATGTTACCCATAAAGAGAAGTACCAGCTCCATGGAGAACCGATGATTCACTCCATGTTTAGCTCACTTTTATTCTAAAAAAAAAGTACTTGTCAAAATGGAATCCAATGGAGGGGACCATACTAACCTGGGATGTGATTAATGCCGCAGTCGATGACCACCGCTCCCTTCTTCACCCAATCCCCCTTCACCATCTCTGCTTTCCCAATCCCAACCACCAAAATGTCTGCTCTGCCCACCTGGAAAGAGAGGGGACTGGATGGATCTCCTCACTATACTAGTTTGTTTCGTGGCACAAGTCTATCAATCTAATAAACAGTAGTGCTCCGGTATGTGGGATCTGTATGTGACATGTCAtctacctgtatacatcatcatgaCGAGTTGCCTGTAGTACATGTTTATATGGATAGGAACTGCCTGTATATATGGTTGAGAGTGTTTTCATGTTCTGAGTGAGCGTGTGACATGTCCTGGGCTTGGGTTACCTCAGCAGCGAGGTCAGCAGTCTTTGAATGGCAGGTTGTCACGGTAGCGTGATTCCACAGCAGTAGGTCATGCATGGGCGCGCCCACAATCTTACTGCGGCCAATCACCACAGCTCTCTTCCCGGCCACAGAAACACCTGCACAGATGCACTGCAGTGTCAATCATTAAATTGAGCACTTCTACATATTAAGTAATTCAGCTCATTAGCATTGGCTCATAACTAGTTTCTCTGCTGTACCCACCAGTCTGTCTGATGAGCTCCATGCAGCCGTTAGGAGTACAGGGGATGAAACAGTCACCCAAGTCCCCCCGGGACAGCTTCCCAGCATTTATACTGGTCAGactaggaacacacacacagagtacactcATGAGCATGAGCATCCAGTTTCTAACCAATAAGAGTTAGTCATACTTTCAcgtactatatacacacacacaactccttcTGATGGTACATTGTATTTCCTAGAATGCCTTCTTTCATTTCCCCTTTCCAACATTGTCTCCCTAACAAGCTACGCATGATTAAAACCCTCAGAAAAAAAATCTGTACTCTTTTGAGATGAGACGACATAAATCAATGTCCTCATTATTAGTACACTGGTTAGAATTCAGGCCCTGTCTTTTTAACAGGCCCAGCTAAGTGCAGTACAGAAGCTCCTTTACTGGTCTCTCAGTAAGTCCAGAGAACAATCTGAATCAATAGAGTCAATTAGAGGAGCAAGAGATTAATGGAGCTTCCTAAACACCAAGACAAAAGGCCTGCATCCTTTAAACACACAGCCTGTATCAGCATCACTGTCCAATAAACACAATATAATCATGGCTCACACTACACAAATGGAACTAGAACACTTCCAGAATGGCAAAATGGTTTCACTAACCACATTTCCATAcagtttatgcgagtaaagtcataccagatttaaaaaatgtactaCAACAGCTGTgttggaaacaggaagtttcgttACAATTTAATAAATGCAGACAGttaatttgttcgttcgacatggtgggatctttttgtgtctgtaaaattaattatgcgagaaatggcagtggaaattccattatgcgcaaatattgatataaaaaccATCATATCGCAGTAAACTTGGAGTCAATGGACggtatggtgtgtggtcctcccactacgacttgggaaaccatgcagttcattaggctacagattaaataaattctgatgaacttcacagagtggtgaaagtgcagtgatcttgatgctcctttccaataaatattgagggtctgaTTGTGGTTaaatgatgatcgatgcttgactgtcgtttgacaaataaaaatattcctgctgttatccataataatctcattttgtagactagcctacctgcactgtatctgcgaattgttggctagagcacatgtTCCAAGACCAGAGTATGTAcgtttgctatttaacgcaacagtttgaGACAAAACTAGTtcaaaatgcaatggaaacacaaTGAACTTCAGATTTTCATTCAGTACAAATCATaagcgaaaaagtacattttgggtGCACTAAGTTGCACTGATTtgtatctgcaacaagtcagtttggtggaaacaccaccGGTAGGAAAAcgtgcatattttctttatgcagattttagaatattcacatgaaaatctgtaaACTGGTCACACAAAACACATCTCAGGGCTCACCCATCCACATCCTTCTCTGGGGCCACAGCGTTGGTCACCTTCTCAGTATCTATTTTGTGGATGGAGTCCAGAGGCAGCTGAACGATGAGGCCATGGATAGCAGAGTTCTCATTCACCTCCATAATGCTGTGCAGCACCTACAGAGTGATGGGGTGTGTAAAAGAGAGTGGGAGGGAAAGAAAGCtatagagagagaatgacagacaAACAGAGTGCCAGAAAGAGGCCTGCAGAGACCACCAAGCAGAAACGCTATGCAAGCTGTGAAGTTAACCCCCTCAGGATCCCTCCTCACCTCATCCTCTGTGGCAGTCTTG is a genomic window of Salvelinus namaycush isolate Seneca chromosome 15, SaNama_1.0, whole genome shotgun sequence containing:
- the LOC120060253 gene encoding C-1-tetrahydrofolate synthase, cytoplasmic-like, with product MSAQIISGKEVSAQVRERLKKDVAQMKTQDPNFRPGLVVLQVGDRDDSNLYISMKLKAAAEIGINATHLRLPKTATEDEVLHSIMEVNENSAIHGLIVQLPLDSIHKIDTEKVTNAVAPEKDVDGLTSINAGKLSRGDLGDCFIPCTPNGCMELIRQTGVSVAGKRAVVIGRSKIVGAPMHDLLLWNHATVTTCHSKTADLAAEVGRADILVVGIGKAEMVKGDWVKKGAVVIDCGINHIPDETRPSGKRVVGDVHYSSVKEQAGFITPVPGGVGPMTVAMLMQNTVLSAKRFLESHQPGKWSITYTKLILQKPVPSDIVISRSCVPKPIDRLATEVGLLSDEVELYGKTKAKVQLDIINRLRAQPDGKYVVVTGITPTPLGEGKSTTTIGLVQALGAHMKLNVFACVRQPSQGPTFGIKGGAAGGGYSQVIPMEEFNLHLTGDIHAITAANNLVAAAIDARLFHEATQTDKALYNRLVPLSGGQRTFSPIQINRLKRLGIEKTDPTTLTEEEITRFARLDMDPDSITWHRVLDTNDRFLRKITIGQSPTEKGHTREAQFSITVASEIMAVLALTSSLKDMRQRLAKMVVATSRSGQPITTEDLGVSGALTVLMRDAIKPNLMQTLEGTPVFVHAGPFANIAHGNSSVLADKIALKLVGPEGFVVTEAGFGADIGMEKFFNIKCRYSGLRPHVVVLVATVRALKMHGGGPTVTAGMALPKEYVEENLELLEKGCSNMRKQVENARHFGVPVVVAVNAFKTDTESELDLICTLAKEVGAFDAVRCSHWAEGGAGAVALGQAVQRASEAPSDFKFLYDVELPIADKIRIIAQKIYGADDIELLPDAQHKVELYTKQGFGNLPICMAKTHLSLSHEADKKGVPTGFVLPIRDIRASVGAGFLYPLVGTMPTIPGLPTRPCFYDIDLDPETEQVNGLF